A DNA window from Sphaeramia orbicularis chromosome 22, fSphaOr1.1, whole genome shotgun sequence contains the following coding sequences:
- the slc39a9 gene encoding zinc transporter ZIP9, with amino-acid sequence MDDFSSISLLSLAMLVGCYVAGTIPLAVNFSEEKLKLITVLGAGLLCGTALAVIIPEGVHALYEEILEGGHHSHGQVGVVEVSEAKGEAESALGVSGKHEHSHEQLHACIGVSLVLGFVFMLLVDQIGSSHVHNTDDPESGRVTSSKITTTLGLVVHAAADGVALGAAASTSQTSVQLIVFVAIMLHKAPAAFGLVSFLMHAGLERNRIRKHLLVFALAAPVLAMLTFVGLSQSSKEALSDVNATGVAMLFSAGTFLYVATVHVLPEVGGAGHSHSPTGNGGKGLSKVEVGALVLGCLIPLVLSVGHHH; translated from the exons ATGGACGATTTCAGCTCGATCAGCCTGCTGTCCCTTGCGATGCTGGTGGGATGTTATGTGGCCGGAACAATACCTCTAGCAGTCAACTTTTCAGAG GAGAAACTAAAGCTGATCACAGTGCTGGGAGCAGGGCTGCTGTGTGGGACTGCACTTGCTGTTATCATTCCAGAGGGGGTACACGCACTTTACGAAGAAATCCTAGAAG GTGGACACCACAGTCATGGTCAGGTCGGAGTTGTGGAGGTGTCTGAGGCAAAGGGTGAAGCAGAATCAGCTCTTGGTGTGAGTGGAAAACATGAGCACAGTCACGAACAGCTTCATGCCTGCATCGGAGTCTCTCTGGTCCTGGGCTTCGTCTTTATGCTGCTAGTCGACCAGATCGGCAGTTCTCATGTGCACAACACCGATG ATCCGGAGTCTGGAAGGGTCACCTCCTCAAAAATCACTACCACACTGGGCCTTGTAGTCCATGCTGCAG CTGATGGAGTGGCACTGGGAGCTGCTGCCTCCACCTCTCAAACCAGCGTTCAACTCATTGTGTTTGTTGCTATCATGCTTCATaag GCTCCAGCAGCATTTGGCCTGGTATCGTTTCTCATGCATGCTGGTCTTGAAAGGAACCGCATTCGCAAACATCTCCTGGTCTTTGCCTTGGCCGCACCTGTCCTTGCCATGCTCACCTTTGTAGGCCTCAGCCAG AGCAGCAAAGAGGCCCTCTCAGATGTGAATGCCACCGGAGTCGCCATGCTCTTCTCAGCCGGCACTTTCCTCTACGTGGCCACCGTCCACGTCCTTCCTGAGGTAGGGGGCGCCGGCCACAGCCACTCACCTACAGGGAACGGAGGGAAGGGACTGAGCAAGGTGGAGGTTGGAGCTCTGGTGCTGGGCTGCCTCATTCCTCTGGTGCTGTCTGTCGGTCATCACCACTAG